One Acidobacteriota bacterium DNA segment encodes these proteins:
- a CDS encoding pyrimidine/purine nucleoside phosphorylase, with protein MIKVSEYFDGRVKSLGQELAGQRFTVGIIEPGEYTFGTQTLEIMEVIYGEMDIVHHDGRRDSYRKGQSFQVPRDTKFTVTAKRPVAYLCLYQ; from the coding sequence ATGATCAAGGTGAGTGAGTACTTCGACGGTCGGGTCAAGAGCCTGGGCCAGGAGCTGGCGGGCCAGCGGTTCACGGTGGGGATCATCGAGCCCGGCGAGTACACGTTCGGAACCCAGACGCTGGAGATCATGGAAGTCATCTATGGCGAGATGGACATCGTTCACCATGACGGCCGCCGCGACTCATATCGCAAGGGTCAGTCCTTTCAGGTGCCTCGGGACACGAAGTTCACGGTGACCGCCAAGCGGCCGGTGGCCTACCTCTGTCTGTACCAGTAA
- a CDS encoding inorganic phosphate transporter, giving the protein MTLLIIAIVLALLFDFLNGMNDAANSVATIVSTRVLSPRQAVVWAAFFNFVAVFLFGVHVATTVGKGIVDVGVIDVPLVLTTLVSAIVWTHLCTQMGFPISVSHALVGGLVGSGVAKAGFGVVVVGGIAKVVLFIVLSPLLGCVLGYLFMVLVYRVFQHCSPRHTDRWFRRLQLVSAALYSVGHGTNDAQKTMGIIAVLLFSTGHLGSEFYVPLWVVIACYSAIGLGTLLGGWRVIKTLGMRMTKLKPVHGFCAETAAASSIIFSSLLGAPVSTTHTITGAIIGVGATTKFSAIRWGIAYKIIWAWVLTIPSAALFAGLLWYLYTLIR; this is encoded by the coding sequence ATGACCCTGCTGATCATCGCCATCGTCCTGGCTCTCCTGTTCGACTTTCTCAACGGGATGAACGACGCGGCCAACTCGGTGGCCACCATCGTCTCCACGCGGGTGCTGTCGCCGCGCCAGGCGGTGGTCTGGGCGGCCTTCTTCAACTTCGTGGCGGTGTTTCTGTTCGGCGTACATGTTGCCACCACCGTGGGAAAAGGGATCGTGGACGTAGGGGTCATCGACGTGCCCCTCGTGCTCACCACGCTGGTCAGCGCCATCGTCTGGACCCATCTCTGCACGCAAATGGGTTTCCCCATCAGCGTTTCCCACGCCCTGGTGGGTGGCCTGGTCGGATCAGGCGTCGCCAAGGCGGGATTCGGTGTGGTGGTCGTCGGCGGCATCGCCAAGGTCGTTCTGTTCATCGTGCTGTCACCGCTACTGGGGTGCGTGTTGGGGTATCTCTTCATGGTGTTGGTTTACCGGGTTTTCCAGCACTGCTCGCCGAGGCACACCGATCGCTGGTTCCGCAGACTTCAGCTGGTATCGGCCGCACTCTACAGCGTCGGCCACGGCACCAACGATGCCCAGAAGACCATGGGCATCATCGCGGTGTTGCTGTTCAGCACCGGCCATCTGGGCAGCGAGTTCTATGTGCCGTTATGGGTAGTGATCGCCTGTTACTCGGCCATCGGACTGGGGACACTGCTCGGCGGCTGGCGTGTCATCAAGACTCTTGGGATGCGCATGACGAAGCTGAAACCGGTCCATGGTTTCTGCGCCGAAACGGCCGCGGCTAGTTCCATCATCTTCTCCTCGTTGTTGGGCGCGCCGGTCTCCACCACCCACACCATCACCGGCGCCATCATCGGGGTGGGCGCCACCACCAAGTTCTCGGCCATCCGCTGGGGCATCGCCTACAAGATCATCTGGGCCTGGGTGCTCACTATCCCCTCGGCCGCCCTGTTTGCCGGCCTGCTCTGGTATCTGTACACCCTGATCCGCTGA